A genomic window from Lotus japonicus ecotype B-129 chromosome 1, LjGifu_v1.2 includes:
- the LOC130730262 gene encoding probable glycosyltransferase At5g03795: MGGDSWNFSSMKLLLFMVPLILVGGFISLKGPTPSSWVVSPNPPLLWSSVTPSSSNGGGGGGVTSVVMAVDLNEKEKAISDNSNFNQSSTPPLSIQAIEETPQPSFNDEEGLNVSKNLPNMAPVINESYVAPERPKKLIRKYSILDRTEAGLLQARAAIREARNGNQTQDKDYVPVGPMYYNANAFHRSYLEMEKQFKVFVYEEGELPVFHNGPCRSIYSSEGNFIHAMEMNGHFRTRDPDKAHVFFLPFSVTNMVKYVYIPDSHDFGPIKKTVKDYLNLIAERYPFWNRSLGADHFMLSCHDWGPVASQSVPDLYKNSIRVLCNANTTEGFKPGKDVSFPEINIQTGGSIASLVGGPSASKRSVLAFFAGGLHGPIRPPLLEHWENKDEDMQVHQYLPKGISYYDMLRKSKFCLCPSGYEVASPRLVEAIYTGCVPVLMSDSYVPPFSDVLNWKSFSLEVSVKDIPRLKEILLSVTPRQYIRMQRRVGQIRRHFEVHSPPRRFDMFHMVLHSVWLRRLNFRIHDDQ, from the exons ATGGGTGGTGATAGTTGGAATTTTTCTTCCATGAAACTTTTGTTGTTCATGGTGCCTCTTATACTTGTTGGAGGGTTTATTTCTTTGAAGGGTCCTACCCCATCAAGTTGGGTTGTTTCTCCGAACCCACCTCTATTATGGAGTTCGGTTACTCCTTCTTCATCaaacggtggcggtggtggtggtgtgacCAGTGTGGTGATGGCTGTGGATCTTAATGAGAAAGAGAAAGCTATTTCTGACAACAGTAACTTCAATCAGTCCTCTACTCCTCCACTGTCAATTCAGGCCATAGAAGAAACACCTCAACCATCT TTCAATGATGAAGAAGGTCTCAATGTCTCCAAAAATTTGCCCAACATGGCCCCTGTGATCAATGAATCTTATGTTGCTCCAGAGAGACCAAAGAAGCTAATTAGAAAGTACAGCATATTGGATAGAACCGAAGCGGGCCTACTACAAGCTCGAGCCGCAATCAGAGAAGCAAGAAATGGGAACCAAACACAAGACAAGGACTATGTTCCAGTAGGACCAATGTATTATAATGCTAATGCATTTCACAG GAGCTACTTAGAAATGGAGAAACAGTTTAAGGTATTTGTCTATGAAGAAGGAGAGCTACCAGTTTTCCATAATGGACCTTGCAGAAGCATATACTCATCTGAGGGAAATTTCATCCATGCTATGGAGATGAATGGCCATTTCAGAACAAGAGATCCTGATAAAGCACATGTTTTTTTCCTTCCATTTAGTGTAACAAATATGGTCAAATATGTCTATATACCTGACTCTCATGATTTTGGACCTATAAAGAAAACTGTGAAGGACTATCTCAATCTCATTGCTGAGAGATATCCCTTTTGGAATAGAAGCCTTGGAGCTGATCACTTCATGCTCTCTTGCCATGATTGG GGGCCAGTGGCTTCACAATCTGTTCCAGACTTGTACAAGAATTCAATTCGTGTTCTCTGCAATGCTAACACAACTGAAGGATTCAAGCCTGGAAAGGATGTTTCTTTTCCAGAAATCAATATTCAAACCGGTGGTTCAATAGCCAGTTTGGTTGGAGGTCCATCTGCATCAAAGCGTTCGGTTTTGGCTTTCTTTGCTGGTGGGCTTCATGGGCCTATTAGGCCACCTCTTCTTGAGCATTGGGAAAACAAAGATGAAGACATGCAGGTTCACCAGTACCTTCCAAAGGGTATTTCCTACTATGACATGTTGAGGAAGAGCAAGTTCTGCCTTTGCCCAAGTGGTTATGAGGTTGCAAGCCCAAGACTGGTGGAAGCTATCTACACAGGTTGTGTCCCAGTGCTCATGTCAGATTCTTATGTTCCTCCATTCAgtgatgtgttgaattggaaATCATTCTCCCTTGAGGTTTCAGTGAAGGACATTCCTAGGTTGAAGGAAATTCTTTTGAGTGTTACTCCAAGGCAGTATATAAGAATGCAGAGAAGAGTGGGACAAATTAGGAGACATTTTGAGGTACATTCTCCTCCTAGAAGATTTGACATGTTCCACATGGTCCTTCATTCGGTATGGCTTAGAAGATTGAACTTCAGAATCCACGATGATCAATAA